Proteins from a genomic interval of Sulfurospirillum oryzae:
- a CDS encoding autotransporter family protein produces MTHRLSKFTLSIVASAVIASSAFAVDPAITNFSYTYDQATGKLAITNGGHTKFISGLSGNTVEVSVAPDGSKVYITDYDSGTLYTLNTITNTVTTLGSITTSTATVLTATSPNLITGTLNIASAADMTTQGFTSSVNFGGGTLKATGSFTLSTPVYLSDAYNFTYDDSSIFTFTTVAGGTVDTNGHDVEFSGVISGVGGLTKEGLGTLTLSNTNTYTGATTINAGTLAVTGDTHTSAFAVNNGGTLAGSGTVGTTNVASGGTLYPTGTSALHVNGNLTFANGSTYKLDAYANGTSGSVVSSGTTTINGGTVNVVADAAGTWNASTLYTILTASSVTGTFSSVTDNLAFLTPSLSYDGTHTYLTLTKDTSASYSSAVSGLAVPVATVLDNVSSPNSSMQSMQARIDGMSASQAQNTFTALRGDSLSSLVSSSQASQILFNNVISARLGALSDFRADIGVAGLRFADASGDDTLLARVLAEEGALTDKGFVDPYAYDYTVWAKALGGRLNSSSDSAKNISSSHTNTYGAQIGVDKRDDDMVYGLSLGSMRSKFKTDDSALNSLSKSTALGLYGSKYFGNFRIDASATYAFIDTDSDRATLFGTAESDYNAKAAGMWMSGAYTYKYDQTLSIEPYVEMRYDHYRQDAYAESGASGANLNVDSLSTGLYGAGVGVKVTQSFDEKKGAFDVSVGVVKEWGDLNTPLTMKFANAPTAGSWSSTALDRDDVVYKASTGFTYKVQKLTEIFATIEGQARENETSFNGTFGARKKF; encoded by the coding sequence ATGACTCACAGACTCTCTAAATTCACTCTTTCCATTGTTGCATCTGCCGTTATAGCTTCATCGGCGTTTGCAGTTGATCCTGCTATTACGAATTTCTCGTATACGTATGATCAAGCTACTGGGAAATTAGCTATTACCAATGGAGGACATACAAAGTTTATTTCTGGGTTAAGTGGAAATACCGTAGAAGTCTCTGTTGCCCCAGATGGTTCAAAAGTGTATATTACAGATTATGATTCTGGAACATTATATACGCTAAATACTATCACCAATACAGTGACAACCCTCGGCTCAATCACGACAAGTACAGCTACAGTATTGACTGCAACAAGCCCAAATCTCATTACAGGTACATTAAATATTGCAAGTGCTGCTGATATGACAACACAAGGATTCACTAGTTCAGTCAATTTTGGTGGAGGAACACTTAAAGCAACGGGAAGTTTTACATTATCAACCCCTGTTTATCTTAGTGATGCATACAACTTCACGTATGATGATAGTTCTATTTTTACTTTCACCACTGTAGCAGGTGGCACAGTCGATACCAATGGCCACGATGTCGAGTTTAGCGGTGTCATCTCAGGTGTGGGAGGTCTGACCAAAGAGGGTTTAGGGACATTGACACTCAGCAATACCAACACCTACACAGGAGCTACCACCATCAACGCAGGAACACTTGCTGTAACAGGCGATACACACACCTCGGCATTTGCGGTCAACAACGGTGGTACCCTAGCAGGTAGCGGAACAGTCGGTACAACAAATGTTGCGAGTGGTGGTACACTTTACCCAACTGGAACATCAGCGTTACATGTAAACGGAAATCTCACCTTTGCCAATGGCAGTACTTATAAACTAGATGCCTATGCGAACGGCACTTCAGGCAGTGTGGTTTCAAGTGGCACCACAACCATCAACGGTGGTACAGTCAATGTCGTAGCCGATGCAGCTGGTACATGGAACGCCTCAACCCTTTATACCATCCTCACCGCTAGTTCTGTGACAGGAACCTTTAGCAGTGTCACCGATAACCTAGCCTTTTTAACCCCAAGCCTTAGTTACGATGGAACGCATACTTACTTAACACTGACCAAAGACACCAGTGCCTCATACAGTAGCGCCGTCTCTGGTCTAGCTGTACCAGTAGCGACAGTACTAGACAATGTAAGCTCTCCCAATAGCTCAATGCAAAGCATGCAAGCACGCATCGATGGCATGAGTGCATCTCAAGCACAAAACACCTTTACGGCACTACGAGGCGATAGCCTCTCTTCTTTAGTCTCTTCTTCTCAAGCCAGTCAAATACTTTTTAACAACGTCATTAGCGCACGACTGGGAGCTTTAAGTGACTTTAGAGCCGACATCGGTGTTGCAGGACTGCGCTTTGCCGATGCTTCGGGTGATGACACGCTTCTTGCAAGGGTTTTGGCGGAAGAAGGAGCACTCACCGACAAAGGCTTTGTCGACCCATATGCATATGACTATACGGTGTGGGCAAAAGCATTAGGTGGTAGACTTAACAGTTCAAGCGATAGCGCTAAAAATATCTCTTCTTCACATACGAACACCTATGGTGCTCAAATCGGTGTTGATAAACGAGATGACGACATGGTCTATGGTCTCTCTTTAGGTTCTATGCGCAGTAAATTTAAAACAGATGACAGCGCACTTAACTCGTTGAGCAAAAGTACAGCACTAGGACTTTATGGCTCAAAATACTTTGGAAACTTTAGAATCGATGCAAGTGCAACGTATGCGTTCATCGACACTGACAGTGACAGAGCAACACTCTTTGGAACAGCTGAATCAGACTATAATGCAAAAGCAGCAGGTATGTGGATGAGTGGTGCTTACACGTACAAATACGACCAAACACTGAGCATCGAACCGTATGTAGAGATGCGCTATGACCACTACAGACAAGATGCTTACGCTGAAAGTGGTGCTAGTGGTGCCAACCTAAATGTGGATAGCTTAAGCACAGGACTTTACGGCGCAGGAGTGGGCGTAAAAGTGACCCAAAGTTTCGATGAGAAGAAAGGAGCATTTGACGTGAGTGTCGGTGTCGTAAAAGAGTGGGGAGACCTCAATACGCCTCTTACCATGAAGTTTGCTAACGCCCCAACAGCAGGAAGTTGGAGCAGTACCGCACTTGATCGTGACGATGTTGTCTATAAAGCAAGCACAGGGTTTACCTATAAAGTGCAAAAACTCACAGAAATCTTCGCAACCATCGAAGGACAAGCCAGAGAAAATGAAACATCGTTTAATGGCACATTTGGAGCAAGAAAGAAGTTTTAA
- a CDS encoding 7TM diverse intracellular signaling domain-containing protein, with translation MQKLLLWCLCVLFLWASPIEIGLNNDVSLLEHAEIFIEKGAKFEVGEVPSHASFTPYSSNYINQSYTTNEAVWLRFSVKNESSETIKRFLHVNNSMLDSVVLYDSNGDVFKSGVIYRTQYNDIFDYYFPVNLNPLEERSFYLKVLSNSCATYFHLHAESEAVLWKKTLDRQLILTLLFSIMGTLIVYNAFIYLFTKERVYLVYMLYLCVVVYNDLSYTGMLFLLMKLCGISYEGMIAWSYIDAYLGPLYTLCVPLSILVFVRDFMHLERYPKIHRSFKWLVLGCVGFALMYLLGNDDSFEYIIDYMCLILLYIFAIAFYLVYKKEENSVYFLVSWGVNVMGTFLFLLYNKGLYIPHNGEYWYFYELSMVFEGLVFSIILSKRLNHTTALATSLATHQILVRELHHRVKNNLQFIVSLYRLKLRKYLDTEGKTMLGEAEQNIRSIGKIHEILYAHQDITALDANEYFEELIAEIKRGYPHTHIEINIDAKESLLLEQAIYCGLIVNELVTNALKYAFDEKGGTILISLQKEQSKFILKIEDNGRGFDVNAQQNSFGISLVERLVQDELHGKVSFKSSAEGTQCLIAWR, from the coding sequence ATGCAAAAACTTCTTTTGTGGTGTCTGTGTGTACTCTTTTTATGGGCTTCGCCTATTGAGATAGGATTGAATAATGATGTCTCTCTTTTAGAACATGCGGAAATCTTTATCGAAAAAGGTGCCAAATTTGAAGTGGGTGAAGTCCCCTCCCATGCCTCTTTTACACCCTACTCCTCCAACTATATCAATCAAAGCTATACCACCAATGAAGCGGTATGGTTGCGCTTTAGTGTTAAAAATGAGAGCTCTGAAACCATCAAACGCTTTTTACATGTAAACAATTCCATGCTTGATAGTGTCGTGTTATACGATAGTAATGGAGATGTTTTTAAAAGTGGGGTCATCTATCGAACACAATATAACGATATTTTTGATTATTACTTTCCTGTTAACCTTAACCCCTTAGAAGAGCGAAGCTTTTACCTCAAGGTTCTTAGCAACAGTTGTGCGACTTATTTTCATCTTCATGCGGAGAGTGAAGCTGTTTTATGGAAAAAAACGTTAGACAGGCAGTTGATTTTAACACTCTTGTTTTCAATTATGGGTACACTCATTGTTTACAATGCCTTTATTTACCTCTTTACCAAAGAGCGTGTTTATCTTGTGTATATGTTGTATCTGTGTGTCGTAGTTTATAATGACCTCTCTTATACGGGTATGCTTTTTCTGCTTATGAAGCTTTGTGGTATCTCATATGAGGGGATGATAGCATGGTCGTATATAGATGCCTATTTAGGACCACTATATACCCTTTGTGTTCCCCTATCTATATTGGTTTTCGTGCGAGATTTTATGCACCTTGAACGCTACCCCAAAATCCATCGAAGTTTCAAATGGTTAGTGCTAGGATGCGTAGGCTTTGCGCTTATGTATCTTCTTGGAAATGATGATTCATTTGAATATATTATTGATTATATGTGTCTTATTTTGCTCTATATTTTTGCGATTGCGTTTTATCTCGTTTACAAAAAAGAGGAAAATAGCGTCTATTTTCTAGTAAGTTGGGGTGTGAATGTTATGGGGACATTTCTCTTCTTACTGTATAACAAGGGGCTCTACATTCCTCACAATGGCGAGTACTGGTACTTCTACGAGTTAAGCATGGTCTTTGAAGGGCTTGTCTTCTCCATCATTCTCTCCAAAAGGCTCAACCACACCACCGCGTTGGCAACCTCTTTGGCAACGCATCAAATCTTGGTGCGAGAGTTGCACCACCGTGTGAAAAATAATCTTCAGTTTATCGTCTCACTTTACCGTTTGAAACTGCGCAAGTACCTTGATACGGAGGGTAAAACCATGCTAGGAGAAGCGGAGCAAAACATCCGCTCTATCGGTAAAATTCATGAGATCCTGTATGCGCATCAGGACATTACCGCCTTAGATGCCAATGAGTACTTTGAAGAGCTCATTGCCGAGATAAAACGAGGGTATCCGCATACGCACATTGAGATTAACATCGATGCAAAAGAGAGCTTACTGCTTGAACAAGCAATCTACTGCGGTCTTATCGTAAATGAACTGGTCACCAATGCGCTCAAATACGCCTTTGATGAAAAGGGTGGCACTATTCTCATTTCCTTACAAAAAGAACAAAGCAAATTTATCTTGAAAATTGAAGATAACGGCAGAGGGTTTGATGTCAATGCGCAGCAAAACTCTTTTGGAATTTCACTGGTTGAAAGATTGGTACAAGATGAATTACACGGTAAAGTGAGCTTTAAAAGCAGTGCAGAAGGAACACAGTGTCTTATAGCTTGGCGTTAA
- a CDS encoding response regulator codes for MVNVLILEDDPIIALDIKSIVDDLVGFNGFIASDMPSALKIAHKHTLHILLADIHIKGLVDGIDTARTLQHLYHSQLIFVTSYSDEPTLARASELSVAGYILKPFREEELVASLKLCALKLGVDHVLLDIGYGYTYDTKRQQLFLHDTHIILSPKEQQLFLLLLNSRGSVVPLSYIDDVIWYDDSISDTARRQLLHRLRTKLPELSFEIVKYSGYKMNL; via the coding sequence ATGGTGAATGTCCTTATCTTAGAAGATGACCCTATTATTGCACTGGATATTAAAAGTATTGTGGATGATTTAGTGGGGTTTAACGGTTTTATTGCTTCAGATATGCCAAGTGCTTTGAAAATTGCGCATAAACATACCTTGCATATTTTACTGGCGGACATTCACATTAAAGGGTTGGTGGATGGCATCGACACGGCTCGAACATTACAGCATCTTTACCATTCACAACTCATCTTTGTAACATCGTATAGCGATGAACCTACATTGGCAAGGGCTTCTGAGCTGAGTGTTGCTGGCTATATTTTAAAACCTTTTAGGGAAGAAGAGTTGGTGGCTTCTTTAAAACTGTGCGCATTAAAATTAGGCGTTGACCATGTTCTTTTAGATATAGGCTATGGGTACACGTACGATACCAAGCGTCAGCAGCTCTTTCTTCATGATACACATATTATTCTCTCGCCCAAAGAACAACAGCTTTTTTTACTCTTGCTCAACAGCCGAGGCAGTGTTGTGCCTCTGTCATACATTGATGATGTCATTTGGTATGATGATAGCATCTCGGACACAGCCAGAAGACAGCTCTTACACCGCCTTCGTACCAAACTGCCTGAACTTAGTTTTGAGATTGTCAAATACAGTGGCTATAAGATGAATCTTTAA
- a CDS encoding arsenic transporter, translated as MILAFSLFLVTLLCVIIQPRGLQIGTSAIIGAGIALLLGVVSFADVLVVTSIVWDATLAFIGIIILSLVLDEIGFFEWCAIWMAKFSKGNGHLMFVYSLLLGAIISAFFANDGAVLILTPILLAKMRILKLEPKTIVAFLLAGGFISDSASLPFVFSNLTNIVTANYFHIGFTKYLSTMFTPYVVSTFVSITVLWLFLRKDIPLHVNVELLKDPDEVLKSKPLFYLAWVFIAALMGSYFVGEQYHIPISFIALGGALLFLAIATYFKAAKPWLTIKTAPWQVVWFSIGLYIVVYGLKNAGLTTYLSHILNALNAQGNTIAIVGTGFIAAILSAVMNNMPSVMIMDIALHDIPNSALAYANIIGCNLGPKMTPFGSLATLLWLHVMAKKGVKISFWEYSKFGLLVTPPILLVVLLSLV; from the coding sequence ATGATTCTCGCTTTTTCACTTTTTCTTGTCACCCTTCTGTGCGTCATCATTCAGCCTCGAGGGCTCCAAATAGGCACTTCAGCGATTATCGGAGCGGGTATTGCCCTCCTCTTAGGCGTGGTAAGCTTTGCGGATGTTTTGGTCGTTACAAGCATCGTGTGGGACGCAACACTTGCTTTCATTGGTATTATTATTCTCTCGCTTGTTCTTGATGAAATAGGCTTTTTTGAATGGTGTGCAATTTGGATGGCAAAGTTTTCAAAAGGCAATGGGCATTTAATGTTTGTCTATTCACTCCTTTTAGGGGCTATTATCTCCGCTTTCTTTGCCAATGACGGTGCGGTGCTCATTCTAACGCCTATTTTGCTGGCTAAAATGCGCATCTTAAAACTTGAGCCTAAAACCATTGTGGCGTTTTTACTTGCAGGCGGATTTATTTCAGATTCTGCTTCGCTTCCCTTTGTATTTTCAAATCTCACTAACATCGTCACAGCCAACTACTTTCACATTGGTTTTACCAAATACCTAAGCACCATGTTTACCCCTTATGTCGTCAGTACATTCGTTTCAATCACTGTTTTATGGCTCTTCTTACGCAAAGATATTCCTTTACATGTAAACGTGGAACTCTTAAAAGATCCCGACGAAGTTTTAAAAAGTAAACCACTTTTTTACCTCGCATGGGTTTTTATCGCAGCTCTTATGGGAAGCTACTTTGTGGGTGAACAGTACCACATCCCCATTAGCTTTATTGCTTTAGGCGGCGCACTTCTTTTTCTTGCCATTGCAACTTACTTTAAAGCTGCCAAGCCGTGGCTTACTATCAAAACCGCTCCGTGGCAAGTGGTGTGGTTTAGCATTGGTCTTTACATCGTCGTTTACGGGCTTAAAAATGCGGGACTTACGACCTATCTGAGCCACATTTTAAATGCCCTTAATGCCCAAGGCAATACCATCGCCATTGTAGGAACAGGTTTTATTGCCGCTATTTTAAGCGCGGTGATGAACAATATGCCCAGCGTCATGATTATGGATATAGCCCTACATGACATTCCAAACTCAGCCCTAGCCTATGCCAATATCATCGGGTGTAACTTGGGGCCTAAAATGACACCTTTTGGCTCACTTGCAACCCTTTTATGGCTTCATGTTATGGCGAAAAAAGGTGTAAAAATAAGCTTTTGGGAGTACTCAAAATTTGGACTACTCGTCACACCACCGATCCTTCTTGTTGTGCTTCTAAGCCTTGTTTAG
- a CDS encoding ArsR/SmtB family transcription factor — MDNFLKTVGALNDETRVQILRFIHQKGEVCVCEVEDAFSMIQSRISRHLKILKDAGFLRVDRRGKWAYYAIRSPLDRFRLECLEEISYLEMPMPSSACACKDAK, encoded by the coding sequence ATGGATAATTTTTTAAAAACTGTTGGCGCACTCAATGATGAAACCCGTGTACAAATTCTTCGCTTCATCCATCAAAAAGGCGAAGTGTGTGTTTGTGAGGTCGAAGATGCTTTTTCGATGATTCAGTCGCGCATTTCAAGACATCTTAAAATCCTCAAAGATGCAGGATTTTTACGTGTTGACCGTCGTGGGAAATGGGCGTATTATGCCATCCGTTCACCGCTCGATCGTTTTAGGCTTGAATGTTTAGAGGAAATCAGCTACCTAGAGATGCCAATGCCCTCATCGGCATGCGCGTGCAAGGATGCAAAATGA
- a CDS encoding methyltransferase domain-containing protein, with product MAKEGLTTKLICELHRLVCEDEWIPINDPKGGIAGFAKAGEYRTTPSSAPSELKKDARRLFIPPNDIVLKMEQLVATMNNILATKLPKDTMVENILAFLVELSTIHPFPNQNWRVILSLVELLAYQTKLEPFCISYINKVNPKLLIRSVEETILYQTVQPLLTIISRYKNEQHISIDDNEGIGSFFGYTKRQNPDEILHKTIHSLFPPLQNKRVLDAGCGSGTYTKYFIENGASVVGIDASNLAISRAKQTITGEVSFLLGNLEQPLSYLKNESFDFIFSNLVIHYVLDWDRLFRDFFRILKFGSSAIIVVPHPNRNVVNDYFAVEKVSEVFYTETANINIEYYRRPFQMMLNPMTQAGFQIKNTIEFNQEANEQTSVLFFITKNAALTTAKTHMEHTLDIAKYAFNTGDFPVGGNCINTTQTIDEASITLIIRKIFDDYDEKNGVQQKTDYTQRAQNIVQAWTQSMAKEGLTTQLICELHRLVCNDEAIAIRDEQGNILGYTDAGAYRTHPSSRKSELRVGARRLFLPPEVIASKLEQLVSIMNTVLATKLSQEQMIENVLSFAVEFSTIHPFANQNGRMMQLLMELIAYQAELKPFYVSRVNKLNSYRLTRAIEETILYQTVEPLRTLLNQYSKVPTVENSIDTLVKSNTTNEYWTHETLYATLYKSLFPKYEELLIGAVGKKEFEQFIASLTSFVFDKYASSTELTLAYFQKLHTFFYAKDFKIIVHREGKCYETLAGEWRKQPFLPQIQTHFTSEHTNIENDLKSFTDAYNALDKKTIFDVLNYYFDFLRVHPFSDSNLTVISLIVDIECLRLGFEPLNILKIRFKNKAYQYDIVNYYEKNANDEARLEKAYRLIVDYHKASIGDTLTCHICVDDSPSIGNYFAHSQSVSSNVILQDTEFGLLLPTLKDKKILDAGCGIGTYAKYFVENGATVIGIDASQVAIDKAKQMSLEQATFMVGDLEKPLDSFDNESFDFIFSYLVIHYIEDWDRLFKDFFRMLKVGGSILIAVSHPSKNVVSDYFSVEKTTETFYRNGQTISIEYYRRPLQNMLNTMINAGFQLDKTIEFKHKVVDRFYIAFRLYKHTSGLPSDTTMEQALGMAKQAFDAGDFPVGSVMVSHGEVISKARNEIFTKNNYHHAEINLIAKSLSYQNVEHKVVYVTLEPCWRCAQALVDFGVKEVFYILEDPLGGGAETLKKSNVKMTKLGEYEKKYTELLLAYFTNNPQLPQHIAQYKALYEHVKNNISKEKPDV from the coding sequence ATGGCAAAAGAGGGGCTTACCACAAAGCTTATTTGTGAACTGCACCGCTTAGTATGTGAAGATGAGTGGATACCTATCAATGACCCAAAAGGTGGCATCGCAGGATTTGCTAAAGCTGGGGAGTATAGAACAACGCCTTCGTCAGCACCTTCTGAACTAAAAAAAGATGCGCGTAGGCTTTTCATTCCACCAAATGATATAGTTTTAAAGATGGAACAATTGGTAGCTACGATGAATAATATTTTGGCTACAAAACTACCTAAAGATACTATGGTTGAAAATATCTTAGCCTTTCTGGTTGAACTTTCTACGATACATCCATTTCCAAATCAAAACTGGCGTGTTATTTTGTCGCTGGTAGAGCTTTTAGCATATCAAACCAAGTTGGAACCATTTTGCATTTCATATATAAATAAAGTCAATCCAAAGCTTTTGATTCGTTCAGTAGAAGAAACTATTTTATACCAAACGGTTCAACCGCTTCTTACGATTATCAGTAGATACAAAAATGAGCAACATATTAGTATCGATGATAATGAAGGCATTGGAAGCTTTTTTGGATATACGAAGCGCCAAAACCCAGATGAAATCCTGCATAAGACAATACATTCACTTTTCCCACCACTTCAAAATAAAAGAGTGTTAGATGCGGGATGTGGAAGTGGTACTTACACAAAATACTTTATAGAAAATGGTGCATCTGTTGTCGGTATAGATGCAAGTAATCTTGCTATCAGTAGGGCAAAACAGACTATTACAGGAGAAGTGTCATTTTTACTAGGCAATTTGGAACAGCCTTTAAGTTATCTTAAAAATGAAAGTTTTGACTTTATTTTTTCAAATCTCGTCATCCATTATGTTCTAGATTGGGATAGACTATTTCGAGATTTTTTCCGTATTTTAAAATTCGGTAGCAGTGCAATCATTGTAGTGCCACATCCAAATCGAAATGTTGTAAATGATTATTTCGCTGTAGAAAAAGTCTCTGAAGTTTTTTATACAGAAACAGCAAACATAAATATAGAGTACTACAGAAGACCGTTCCAAATGATGTTAAATCCGATGACCCAAGCTGGGTTTCAGATAAAAAATACTATCGAATTTAACCAAGAAGCTAATGAACAAACGAGTGTTTTATTTTTCATTACAAAAAATGCAGCGTTGACAACAGCAAAAACACACATGGAACATACTTTAGATATAGCAAAATACGCTTTTAATACTGGAGATTTTCCAGTTGGAGGCAATTGTATCAATACAACGCAAACTATCGATGAAGCTTCTATAACCCTCATCATCCGCAAAATCTTCGATGACTACGATGAAAAAAACGGTGTCCAACAAAAGACTGACTACACCCAAAGAGCCCAAAATATAGTCCAAGCATGGACGCAAAGCATGGCAAAAGAGGGGCTTACCACACAGCTTATCTGTGAACTACACCGCTTAGTATGTAATGATGAAGCCATCGCCATTCGTGACGAACAAGGCAATATCCTTGGTTATACAGATGCCGGTGCATACCGAACACATCCTTCATCGAGAAAATCAGAATTGCGAGTAGGTGCGAGAAGGCTCTTTTTACCTCCAGAAGTCATTGCCTCAAAACTGGAACAGTTAGTGTCTATTATGAACACTGTTTTAGCCACCAAACTTTCACAAGAACAAATGATTGAAAATGTACTCTCATTTGCCGTAGAGTTTTCAACCATTCACCCCTTTGCCAACCAAAATGGGCGTATGATGCAGTTGCTTATGGAACTTATAGCATATCAGGCTGAATTAAAACCGTTTTATGTATCACGAGTCAATAAGCTCAATTCATACCGATTAACCCGTGCAATTGAAGAAACTATCCTTTATCAAACTGTTGAGCCATTGCGAACATTACTAAACCAATATAGCAAAGTACCGACGGTTGAAAATAGTATCGATACCTTAGTAAAGTCAAATACAACCAATGAGTATTGGACTCACGAAACATTGTATGCAACACTCTACAAAAGCTTATTCCCAAAATATGAAGAATTACTGATAGGCGCTGTTGGGAAAAAAGAGTTTGAGCAGTTTATCGCAAGTTTGACCTCATTTGTTTTTGATAAATATGCGTCATCGACAGAATTGACGTTAGCGTATTTTCAAAAACTCCACACTTTTTTTTATGCAAAAGATTTTAAGATTATCGTTCATAGAGAGGGGAAATGCTATGAAACTTTGGCAGGAGAGTGGAGAAAACAACCTTTTTTACCACAAATACAAACCCATTTTACATCAGAACATACAAACATAGAAAATGATTTGAAATCTTTTACAGATGCCTATAATGCTCTTGATAAAAAAACTATTTTTGATGTTTTAAACTACTATTTTGACTTTTTACGCGTTCATCCATTCTCAGACAGCAATCTGACGGTAATTTCACTTATCGTAGATATTGAATGTTTAAGGTTAGGATTTGAGCCTCTCAACATACTGAAAATTCGCTTTAAAAATAAAGCATACCAATATGACATTGTCAATTATTATGAAAAAAATGCCAACGATGAAGCACGACTAGAAAAAGCCTATCGGTTAATTGTAGATTATCATAAAGCATCTATAGGCGATACATTAACATGCCATATATGTGTTGATGACAGTCCAAGTATTGGAAATTACTTTGCACATTCACAAAGTGTGTCATCAAATGTGATACTACAAGATACAGAATTTGGTTTACTTTTACCAACATTAAAAGATAAAAAAATACTAGATGCTGGTTGTGGAATTGGTACTTATGCAAAGTATTTTGTAGAGAATGGGGCAACCGTCATTGGCATAGATGCTAGTCAAGTAGCTATTGATAAAGCAAAGCAAATGTCCCTTGAACAAGCAACATTCATGGTAGGTGACCTCGAAAAACCTTTAGACTCTTTCGACAATGAAAGCTTTGATTTTATATTTTCATACTTAGTAATTCACTATATTGAAGATTGGGATAGGCTTTTTAAAGATTTTTTTCGTATGTTAAAAGTTGGCGGTTCCATTCTCATTGCCGTATCTCATCCTAGTAAAAATGTAGTAAGTGATTATTTTTCAGTAGAAAAAACAACAGAAACATTTTATAGAAATGGACAAACTATATCTATTGAATATTATAGAAGACCTCTACAAAATATGCTCAATACAATGATTAATGCAGGATTCCAATTAGATAAAACAATTGAATTTAAGCATAAAGTAGTAGATAGATTTTATATTGCTTTTCGGCTATATAAACACACCTCAGGATTACCATCCGATACAACAATGGAACAAGCCTTAGGCATGGCAAAACAAGCTTTTGATGCTGGGGATTTTCCTGTGGGAAGTGTGATGGTTTCACACGGAGAAGTTATCTCAAAAGCACGAAATGAGATATTTACAAAAAACAACTACCACCACGCAGAAATCAATCTCATCGCAAAAAGCCTAAGCTATCAAAATGTAGAACATAAAGTCGTCTATGTAACCCTTGAGCCTTGTTGGCGTTGTGCTCAAGCACTGGTTGATTTTGGAGTGAAAGAGGTGTTTTATATACTTGAAGACCCACTTGGCGGTGGCGCTGAAACACTCAAAAAGAGCAATGTCAAAATGACAAAGCTAGGTGAGTACGAGAAAAAATATACTGAACTACTCTTAGCGTATTTTACTAACAACCCACAATTACCACAACACATAGCGCAGTATAAAGCCTTATATGAACATGTAAAAAACAATATCAGCAAGGAAAAACCTGATGTCTGA
- the arsN2 gene encoding arsenic resistance N-acetyltransferase ArsN2, translating to MKITIRKATENEYRAIIHLLASNALPTADIYEKNITLFVGLIDEKIIATIGIETYGEVALLRSLCVKDELKNQKLGEKMLSYLLSFCTHEKIETLYLLTTTAERYFVRHSFEKITREETPLAIQQTREFQDICPASAVVMACNIT from the coding sequence ATGAAAATAACCATACGAAAAGCAACAGAAAATGAATACCGAGCTATCATTCACCTACTTGCATCAAACGCTCTCCCAACGGCTGATATTTATGAAAAAAATATCACTCTTTTTGTGGGGTTGATAGATGAAAAAATCATCGCAACCATCGGAATCGAAACGTATGGGGAAGTGGCGCTTTTGCGTTCATTGTGTGTCAAAGATGAACTTAAAAACCAAAAGCTTGGGGAAAAAATGCTCTCGTATCTTCTGAGCTTTTGTACTCATGAAAAAATCGAAACGCTTTATCTGCTGACCACAACAGCAGAACGCTATTTTGTGCGACATAGTTTTGAAAAAATTACACGTGAAGAGACGCCTCTTGCCATTCAACAAACACGTGAATTCCAAGACATCTGTCCTGCATCTGCGGTAGTCATGGCATGCAACATAACCTAA